atatattgtatagtttcttttttctcttcacaCCATGCAACAGCTCACTTTATTAAGATGttgttttggtaaaaaataacgGATAGTATAGTTGTTAAAATCGCATATCAATATGTTGATTTGTTGAATTTATGTTTATAGAGATATAAATTGAGTTAAATTGGTGGTAAATTCTTTTTTGGTAAACTcgttcaaaaattaattttgaaaaagttaatttgtggtgaaatttataaaattggATAAAATTGAGATCAAAtcgtgttaattattttttatttgactcaattttgaagaaattaactttttttttctttttgaggCCTAGGAATAGTGAGTTGATATTCGTTGATATGCTTAGCGAGAATACTTCGCAGCCGCAATACCAAGATAAGATGGGCTCATATTTTTTTACCCAGAACTCTgctttagttttaatttttaataaccTTAGAAACTTATAAAACTCTTGTTTCCTAGatagtgtttttttatttttatttttactagcgAGTCAGGTAGGAGCATTCCGCACCTGTCtatgtctaacttatgtaaaaaaaaatgcctTATGTTACGTGAGTTTgtcaataaaagattttttctgctaaaaaaaatgtgtcttatgttaaggtgaatttgttaataaaataattttgttgctactaaaaaaatcaagaatattatttatattaaaaaaagttgacaCCAAAattcatgtattctttttatatttcttatatatagtatagatgatATTTGTAAAGGAAACCGCTTTTGTGGCAACATTTGTATGAATGATGATGCATGATTTTAAGTCGCAGTCTTGCACAATGCAACTACTGCACTGCAAGCTTGTGATCGTAAGTTGTAACTGATCGTGAAAACATTAATGTTGCCACATTTGTTGCGAATTTTGGAATATTTAATTTAGGAGATAGAGATGCCGCTGCAACAACAAGACAATTTGATGAGGTAAAAATTGCACGCAACcaagtgttaattttttttgttttcaccttCTGATTCCTAGGGGAGGGGggtcctagtagtccagagttcagggcgagttctgacatcaagtggttccagttcCCTTCAAAATGCAGCTGTGgcgatcgaaccgtggtcctccttaccaagttcagcgccaatcaccactgaaccaactaacatttcgTAAGTgttaaaattttgattattaaattgcgtgaccaaataaaaatgaaattgcaTACAATCAAGCTCATTATTTCCGAGTTGTCGAGGCAAAATtctaatttgatattttaaaaataacaaacgtcttaattatattttaagtgaattctgatatttttatattttaacaagTGCTCGAGTGATTAATATATAGACAAGGATAAAACCTTATGAGAATGATCAGTATACATTCTCCGATCTATGCCTTTTAACACGTACAAGAATATATCTCAACAATAAGCACTTAATTTATTGACAACTGAATAAGTGACAAAGAAACACTTTTTGCAAAACTTTATTCCACAAAATCTCTAAAGCAAGGATTAAATGGTGACAAAGGAAAGTTTCTCATTTTGTCATGTTTAAGGAATAAACATGAACTTGTCTTTGgagtaaactgtcaaataccccttgaaattttaaaattcgtcaaatacccttatgaaatttggaaataggcaaatacccccctgaaattttaaaaagtaaatcaaATTGACCTCTGACACTATCAGCCAGAGTCCACGTcagggggcaatttgattgactttttaaaatttcaggggggtATTTGTATATTCTCAAAATCACATGCTCCCACCAAAGATTATTTGAAGACATTTTATGGACCAATGAGAGTTAGATCTCCGGACTAATAGTTGGCTTGTACTTCTCAAGGACTTATCATGAACATTATCCCATGTCCTTTCTAACAAAGAAAAACTAGTTGTAATTTTGCAAGTACAGGTGAATAGTAATTGGATAAGAATCTCCGGCTGTTTTCTTCTGCCCTTAACAACTACCTTGATGAATAAGCAACAATCTCTTTATTCTAGGCCAAGTATCACCAAAATTATGGAGAACGTTGTAAGACTTAAACGTTCTTGTTTTTGGACAGATTTTTGTACATTCTTTGATCATCCATATCCAGCTGTCTCTAGAAGTTATATTTtgaatataactattatttagAAATGATTAACAACTTGATACAGTTCATGCAAACTCATACTCACCCTCCTCATTTATAAATCCTGAAGAACAGTTTGAAAACGTTTTGGGGTTTTAATGAGTTATAGATTCTAGTTCAAACGAGTTGAGCTTCTGGGTTTTAGGGTCAATGAGTGAGATTGAGTGACTATGGAAGAGAAGAGTAAGGGTTTTTGGGTTCAATCGATTGAGGAGAAAGATAGAGACTGGGTCGAGGGTGAGTGAATAATGATGAAGGGTTTCTGGTTTAAATCGATTGAGTGAGAAGAAGACGGTTATGGGTTTGGAAgacttgaaaaaaatttgattgattgATAGGTTTTGGGTGTGGGAGAAGAAATTGAGGGAAGAAGAAAAGGTTTCTTGGTTCACGTAAAAAGATGGAGAACAGGGTTTTTGGGTATACGAATGTcgttttaataaaaatattgcattatgaaaataatttaacttaaaaaaatagcatatatattaaaaaaaaaaaacatagcgACGGAATTTACGGTCGCTAATAATCGGTCTCCAATTCGGTCTCTATAGTCACTTAGCGACcgattttttttactttaatgcTCGAAATTTggtctctaattcggtctctatagCGACCAAAATAAttcggtcgctaaatcggtctctaaaagcgaattttctagtagtgaattCTCTTTCATCAACTTTAATTGATCTGCCTTTTTAAGGAACAACTAATTTTTGGCTCCACATTAGACATACTTTGGAAGCTTTTTGAAGAGCAAACTACATTTATAAATAGCACACTTGGATGCctttgaagagcaagagtttacACTAAAACATTCATTCTATACTAGTCTTTATCGTACAAGTATTCAAGCTCTTCTTTAACCACTTTCACTCCTAGTTCTCTGAATTAAATACTTGGATCAATATACTATTGAGTGAACTGAGTGTACTTGTGTTAAGCTTCTCAACTTGATTGTGGATCAAGTCAATATGTAATTATTAATTGAGTGACATCTTTGTAGAGTACTCTGTTAGGCTGATGTAGATTTAAGACTTGTTGTGTTAGTTCAACACCcaagaaaaatcaattttttaccTAAATATATCATgggtttttttaattttattctttgtttCTCATGATATTCTTCTTGTGTAAGCTACAAAAGTCTTCAAAGATTTAAACTAATTTCCATAAGTAAAAAATCAGAAATCAAATTCCTAATTACCAGTTATACTATACGACTTTTTATAACATGAACAAGTGATTTATGGGTGCAGCATGCACAAgtctcgaataacattataacgaatacgaattttacaaaatcgtaCGTTAGATTGAAAGACAAGTGATTcatattcattataatgttattcgagaTTTGTGCATGGTACATCACATGAATCATTTTTTCATGTTAGACATGGCCGTTacttatacatatatatttgaGAAACTGATAGTACTTACTTATCATTGGAACCACACCTATTTAATATATGAAAAcaagttgattttattttttattttttaatttaatatcaagCTAATTGATTCCATTAAACTAACAAATTGAATTTGATTATAGTAAAcacttgtaattttttatattttttccgAGAGCAATTGGCGTTGTGGAATTGGATTTTTGTGGCATGCAAATGACGTAATGGTGTCATGGTAGAACAAGTGCCACATGATGAAACGTCACACGGGACAAGAGATTTATTATATGTATTCGACCAACtgcatatatatagtaatatgtTGGATCGGATCTGGCTTTTATGTCACTTGGGTTGAAGTAGGGTGGTCCCTTAATATCAAACCACCAAATTCACGTTTTGCTTAATTAAGCCTATATTGCAAATTAGAGTGCGAAATTGTAATGCATAGTTCACAATTTTGACAATAAATGATGTTACTATCCTAAAAAATGGAAGGTGTTAGATTAAAGAGGGTGTTAGATTAGTCAGATTATATGCAAACGAGTCCGCCACCTAGTTATCTTCCCAAAAACATATGCTCAACCCCCTATTgacatcaaaattataaaaatgatgaTATTCATTTCAACTTGGTAgaaagttattttcttttctctataaatatataGTTGTAACTTCTATGTATTAAGAGTTGAATCCCATTATATGAAAGTCTGGTAACACCCACACCGTGGGGGTAAACGGGTTCAGCGACGGACATAGATGAATTCCAACCACCCTTTACATTCCCTGCAATTTAATATTACTTTGTTCTTGCTTTATATATTTTCCTTTATCTTTTGCAATTCTACatttattttcatcttctttatttttctttctattgaTTGCTcacttgaatatttttttttctattatgttGTCATGAGACAATTTGTTATTAAAAGTTGCCGGATGCAATTCTAACACTAATAAGAACAATGATTTTGTTCTTAAAGAACGCATGAAGTGGTAACTATAAATCTCGAGACTTGAACGAATACTGTAAAATGACTTCTATCTGGCCGCAAAGTGTTTATGGATAGCGGCTGTTTACATTACAAAAAATCGGAGTAAACACCCCGCCAAAGCTTTTCACCGGATTGTTAGTATAATACTCAAGTATGATTAGACACACAACCTGTTAGTATAATACTCGAGGCTTCCAAGAAATTTGTGTCCACCACGATTTTAGAGAACCTCAGGGCCGCCCCAACATAATTTGAGGCCTAAAGCGGATACTAAAATGAGGccctaacaaaaaaattaaaaatgatattttttcaGGAAAACAAATGTTAGAAAGAAAAATGTAAAcgttttatttttacaaataaaaattggacGACCGTAGGAAACATGTAACCATACATGGGTAGTGgtggtaatatatatatatatatatatatatatatatatatatatatatatatatatatatatatatatatatatatatatatatagaataaataATGGGTAAAATGGTAATAACAAATCAATCGTAGTGCAATTCTTACACTTCTTCAAATTGGATTCGTAATATCTCGCATTTCCCTATATTAAATATAGGAAAAATAATTGGCGCCTAAAGacctttgtaaaaaaaatatttttttctttaggcCTAAAGTGAGAGCCTGAGCCGATGTTTGGGTCGGCTCTACTGTGTAGCttattttacattttcttctccttaaaatgaaaagttgggaaaataataattcattttatGTGATGTTATTAAACTTGATACTGAATTATTATCCGTCAAAATGTTGatcattatatattttgagttattttaatgtatttttgaGTTAAGTTATATAATTTGGACTTCATGTCATTTTGATATAAAGAATTAGATTATGTGATAACTAGTGTTAAAGACAGTGTATAATGATATTTGGAGCagaaatttcatatattttatttaaacatTATCGAAATACAtagttgtaccaaaaaaaaaaaaagaaatacataGTATAGTACGTGATCCCTAGTAGGGTCTCAATTACAAAAGAAGAAGTTAAACTATCTTCTTTATTCTGTATTGGTTATTATCACAaaccaaatgttatttattgTAGTAGGGGCTCAAGCGTATTCTCCGTAAGCTGTTTAGTACTTTACCCTGCAATGAGTAAAGTGAAGTTGACATTAATTTTCTTTACAAATCTATATATTATGCATGAAAAAACTTCACAtgtttaaaaacaaatataatacaTTGTTCACGTTGTAATAAATGTTTTATACTTTTAACAAATTATCACAACCAATTATATGTGTAATTTTATAATAgaaacatttttaataataagataatttaatttgattaattgaCATGTGAGTTAAATCCTTTTTTATTAgactttttgaaaataaaataatgttccttATTTCTTATTCTGTAGTTTTTTAGTCATGcctatataataatatttgaattatGTTGAATTAgttcttaaaaaataatgtcaTATAAGGGACCGAAagcaaaattttatattttgaataaataatttaatctcTCAAAGTATCACTTTCTTCTACTTTGTTTTACTAAAATACAAATTATAAGAGAGTGGTACTTAAAAgactaaattaaaaatttattatgttttatttttatagaaccACAAAACTTGGTAGTAGAGACAACTAAAAGAAAGCATAATCACAAGAACTAAGATCATATTTTAAATCAATAGTAAACAAAAGATAATATGAACTCAAGTTAGTCCCGACAAAAATTACCTTGAATTATATTAAGTCTCTATGAAATTAAAATACCAACTTGATccttaaaaaatatcaaattagtTCTAATAGGGACTAAAATATTTGCAAAGATTATATACCAAGACCCTAATTTGACACACAACTCGTGAGCTTAACTCGagatatcacattttatatgttgGGATTAagtgtgaaatttctagccactgactacttgacccaaaaaaaaaaaaagaaaccaggcatatatatatatctttgatTTTTCGTGTGAGATTAATTTGGgtatttattcaaaaatatataaagggcaagtttattattataaatgaaaataaatagagAGTTGATTTAGAGAGATGTACGTGTTGCAATCAATGGATGGGCTAATCTTGTAGGGCAAGTTAACACCACACTTAGCAGCGATGGAAGATGCGGCGGGAAGATTGAGTCCAGGTAAGCTGAGTGCAGTAGACTTGAGACACCTGCAGACACTTTGACGATCAGGGGTAGTTTTGGCTTGATTATTTAAACTCCTAATCCCATTGCAACATGGTGCAGGGACAGATGGGCCTGGCCTCCTAAGGTACCCAAGACATGGTGTTACAGTTAGTTGCACCTGACCACATGGTAGGGCAGCATCAGCTAAGGGAATGCCCAAAACCAAGCATATCATAGCAAAACAAGTAACCTTGACAAGCATTGAACTAGCCATGATTGTCTTGAAATTGGAAGAGGATTTAATGTATATGCTTCAAGTGAATGAATGAGTGTTGAGGTGATGATTGTGTTATGGTGTCTAGCTATAAGGGCTATTTATAGAGAATATTGTACATATATATTCAACTTTGTTCCAATGTTTAACATTTATTGTGAGGGAAACTTTTTACACTTGTCAAAATGCTGAGCAAATATCTAACATTGGAAAATTCAGatatatatctatttttttaagaagtttaataactaaaatttcatccttaaaatgtgatgtccctaTCAGCTGAACTATACTCACGGTAACTAaatacctatttttttttaattttgtaacaatGTGTTTTGTTGATGACTAATCTTCACCTAAAAATTGTATTGACCAAGCATCGGCAAAGATCGACAAGGGTTCAAACTTAGCGAATGGATCAACCGCCAACACGGAACAAGACTCACGTGCCAACAACCCCAAGAACAAGCAGCTGACATAAAAGCTCTTTCGAGCAAACGAGTGCGAACACAGTCACAAACAGAAGACGAAGCGGAGGTAAACCTAACACCCTGAGACCTGCAGATCTCAACAGACCTGGAACAATCAGAGAAACAAAGAGGACAGGAGCACCAACGtacaaccaaaaccaaaaatatacGAAATCAAACTCAGATCGAGGGATGAGTCCAACACATTAGAACAAAGAATAGACGTAATCAAACCCAGATCGGAGGATGAGTCCAACACGTTAGAAAACCATTAACCCTTTTAGACTAATAAAACCAAACCCTTTAAAATTTACGAAACCAAATGCAATCACCCAGACTCTGAAAATAACATGAACAAAAAATAGACGAAAAATATTACTAAAATGttcttaaattaattttaaaaagggACTAAATACGCTtccatattttttatcaaattaaagaCTAATGTTAGAATTCACAGTAATAgtcaaaatccaaaaataatatgattaattttgatacaaaatGAGATGTTATGTTAACCAATAGGTTAACGTTTGAATTCTAAaataaggcaaatgctaacatgtgccccaatggcacattttaaggtgcatttaattaactaatattacatttaatttactttaaaaatagtaataatcaactttattaattaaaagatatggttcactatatttattacctatttaaaagaattggaaagacaaaaatattatGAGAAATGCTAAAGTGCACGAGGCACTGTTGTCGTGCAAGTTGCACGATATGTTTCATTTACCTTGGCTATTTGATtttatattcaaatttcaattaattCATAATGATTTTAACCACGAGTGCATTAATTAATATAGAATTATTATGTGTTGAACCCACTTTGGTTGGTCCGGTAATAATGACTTGGGACTTGAG
This genomic interval from Trifolium pratense cultivar HEN17-A07 linkage group LG6, ARS_RC_1.1, whole genome shotgun sequence contains the following:
- the LOC123891277 gene encoding non-specific lipid-transfer protein 1-like — encoded protein: MASSMLVKVTCFAMICLVLGIPLADAALPCGQVQLTVTPCLGYLRRPGPSVPAPCCNGIRSLNNQAKTTPDRQSVCRCLKSTALSLPGLNLPAASSIAAKCGVNLPYKISPSIDCNTVKY